One Blastopirellula marina genomic region harbors:
- the uvrA gene encoding excinuclease ABC subunit UvrA: MSTLQIEARGVEVHNLKKVDLDIPHRQLIVFCGVSGSGKTSMALDTLYAEGQRRYIESFSAYTRQFLDRLEKPEADRIDNIPPALAVTKVNDTRSSRSTVGTATETTDYLRLLFSKIGNIICPSCNQPITKDTPGRVADHICGAGGSGRMMVAFPVACESDECEGVIEQLREDGFVRAIVAGETISLTPEQDEALSKRLEYGETISVVVDRLTLESLKIERLRESLETGFAHGDGVCEILLQPQEEGELKGQGSAVVIDGTTWQSLRYSSQLRCEACNLEFIEPDPRLFNFNSPLGACPECEGFGNIIDMDMDLIVPDRRKSIAEGAIAPWNTPAYKHELEELIALAPDYDIPINTPYRDLTEAQINLIIEGVPEREFGGLKGFFAWLERRKYKMHMRVFLSRWRSFRMCESCRGTRLRPEALAVRVNGKNIAEISSMKIVDALEHFRQLNLSTYESALCRQVLPQVLARLEYLCIVGLGYLALDRSLRTLSGGEAQRVTLTSTLGSSLVNMLYVLDEPTAGLHPSDITRLNEAIIDLRNRGNTVVVVEHEETLIRAADQIVEFGPGAGERGGEIMFQGSPSEIEGDEDSLTGEFLSGHRSVVRKRDRRTATHGRVRLKGACGNNLKNLEVEFPLGVLTVVTGVSGAGKSSLVDQTLYPALCRRKKKENIQSLPYDDVFGDGQIDDVVLVDQGPIGRSPRSNPVTYIKAFDEIRNVFAGTMQARTRNLTASHFSFNVQGGRCESCNGDGHIAIDMQFMADVYVKCPECKGQRYKKEVLEITYRGKSIADVLNMTVREAFVFFRGQPKVQGKLNLLNEVGLDYLRLGQPANTLSSGEAQRLKLAGNLATTKKARTLFLMDEPTTGLHFADIVQLLDCFENLLQIGHSLIVVEHNIHVMMAADYIIDLGPGAADEGGNVVAMGTPEEIAANPDSITGKHLAAALKTLKA; encoded by the coding sequence TTGTCGACACTGCAGATAGAGGCCCGAGGGGTCGAAGTTCATAACCTGAAAAAGGTCGATCTCGATATTCCGCACCGTCAGCTGATTGTCTTCTGTGGAGTAAGTGGAAGCGGGAAAACGAGTATGGCCCTCGATACGCTCTACGCCGAGGGACAGCGCCGGTATATCGAAAGCTTCTCTGCCTATACGCGGCAATTTCTCGATCGGCTGGAAAAACCCGAAGCGGATCGGATCGACAATATCCCCCCGGCCCTGGCTGTCACCAAGGTAAACGACACCCGCTCCAGCCGGTCTACGGTGGGCACGGCAACTGAAACCACCGATTATCTCCGGCTTCTTTTCAGCAAGATCGGAAATATTATCTGCCCCAGCTGCAATCAGCCAATTACCAAAGACACCCCGGGGCGCGTCGCCGATCACATCTGCGGGGCAGGGGGAAGCGGCCGGATGATGGTCGCGTTTCCCGTTGCTTGCGAAAGTGATGAGTGCGAAGGGGTCATCGAGCAGTTGCGCGAAGACGGCTTCGTCCGGGCCATCGTGGCTGGCGAGACCATTTCGTTGACCCCGGAACAGGACGAGGCCCTCAGCAAGCGGCTTGAGTATGGCGAAACGATCTCGGTAGTCGTCGACCGACTGACGCTCGAATCGCTCAAGATCGAACGCTTGAGGGAATCGCTCGAAACCGGCTTCGCACACGGCGACGGGGTCTGTGAGATACTGCTTCAGCCCCAGGAAGAAGGCGAACTAAAAGGGCAGGGGAGTGCCGTCGTAATCGATGGAACGACCTGGCAGAGCCTTCGCTACAGTAGCCAACTTCGCTGCGAAGCATGCAACCTGGAATTCATCGAACCAGACCCGCGGCTGTTCAACTTCAATAGCCCCCTGGGGGCCTGTCCCGAGTGCGAAGGCTTCGGCAACATCATCGACATGGACATGGACCTGATCGTCCCTGATCGTCGCAAGTCGATTGCCGAAGGTGCCATCGCCCCTTGGAATACGCCTGCCTACAAGCACGAGTTGGAAGAACTTATCGCGTTGGCTCCCGACTATGACATCCCCATCAATACACCTTACCGCGATCTGACCGAAGCCCAAATCAACCTGATCATCGAAGGCGTACCTGAACGCGAGTTCGGCGGTCTGAAGGGCTTTTTCGCCTGGCTCGAGCGCCGCAAGTACAAAATGCACATGCGCGTCTTCCTCAGCCGCTGGCGAAGCTTTCGCATGTGTGAATCATGTCGAGGAACTCGCCTTCGCCCGGAAGCCCTGGCCGTTCGCGTTAATGGGAAGAATATCGCGGAGATCTCCTCGATGAAAATCGTGGACGCTTTAGAGCACTTCCGCCAATTGAACCTCAGCACCTATGAGAGCGCCCTTTGCCGCCAGGTACTGCCACAAGTACTCGCTCGCTTAGAGTACTTGTGTATTGTGGGGCTTGGTTATCTTGCGTTGGATCGTTCGCTGCGAACCTTGAGTGGTGGCGAAGCGCAACGGGTCACGCTCACCAGCACGCTCGGCTCGAGCCTGGTAAATATGCTGTACGTGCTAGACGAACCAACGGCCGGGCTTCATCCGAGCGACATTACGCGGCTCAATGAAGCGATTATCGACCTGCGGAATCGTGGCAATACGGTGGTTGTCGTCGAGCACGAAGAAACGCTTATTCGTGCCGCTGATCAGATTGTCGAGTTCGGTCCCGGGGCAGGGGAGCGAGGGGGCGAGATCATGTTCCAGGGGTCTCCTTCCGAAATCGAAGGGGACGAAGACAGCCTTACCGGCGAGTTTCTCTCCGGCCACCGCAGCGTGGTCCGCAAACGAGACCGTCGTACGGCCACGCATGGAAGAGTTCGCCTGAAAGGAGCCTGCGGCAATAACCTGAAGAACCTGGAAGTCGAGTTTCCGCTGGGGGTCCTAACGGTTGTCACTGGCGTTTCTGGAGCAGGCAAGAGCTCACTCGTCGATCAAACCCTTTACCCGGCACTTTGCCGCCGCAAAAAGAAAGAGAATATCCAGAGCCTGCCGTATGACGATGTCTTCGGCGACGGCCAGATCGACGACGTCGTACTGGTAGACCAGGGACCGATTGGTCGTTCGCCTCGGTCGAACCCGGTCACCTACATCAAAGCCTTCGACGAAATCCGTAACGTCTTCGCCGGAACCATGCAGGCCCGCACTCGCAACCTGACGGCCAGCCACTTCAGCTTCAACGTTCAAGGTGGCCGCTGCGAGAGTTGCAACGGGGACGGGCACATCGCCATCGACATGCAGTTCATGGCCGACGTCTACGTCAAGTGTCCTGAATGCAAAGGGCAACGCTACAAGAAGGAAGTCCTGGAAATTACCTACCGTGGCAAAAGCATTGCCGACGTGCTGAACATGACCGTTCGCGAGGCGTTCGTCTTCTTCCGCGGTCAGCCCAAGGTACAAGGCAAGCTGAACCTGCTCAACGAAGTGGGCCTCGATTACCTTCGTCTCGGCCAACCGGCCAATACGCTATCGAGCGGGGAAGCCCAACGTTTGAAACTGGCCGGTAATCTGGCGACCACCAAGAAGGCACGTACGCTGTTCCTGATGGATGAACCAACCACCGGCCTACACTTTGCCGACATCGTGCAGCTATTGGATTGCTTTGAAAACCTGCTGCAAATTGGCCATTCGCTGATCGTCGTCGAGCATAACATCCACGTGATGATGGCCGCCGACTATATCATTGACCTGGGCCCGGGTGCCGCCGACGAGGGAGGCAATGTGGTCGCCATGGGTACGCCGGAAGAGATTGCTGCGAATCCCGATTCCATTACCGGGAAGCACTTGGCGGCAGCACTGAAGACCTTGAAAGCATGA
- a CDS encoding metallophosphoesterase, producing the protein MYALIAVLMLIAGVGHLAIWTRLHCMIHSLPIKQWIIDLGEYTCYLMSVLIPAVFLVWWMQQPLNPQVSVNESVQYSSVYYVWLTYWAISVVAFIAASLLWLLYQRDAQIAAAYFNERLLASFDFADLAPQLLTSPSTQIASLIPGNEILRLEVDRKEIFLPWLPQQLDGFTITHLSDLHLKGHMAEDFYRKVVDQANDLQSEMIVIAGDIFDRTKCFSWSRTLAELSAECGVYFILGNHEVRTLDTDGCRKTLVNEGFIDLGGRHMALMIRDYPVVLAGNELPWHIPAADMRSLDESQFDQRPLKILLAHTPDQIDWARSFDFDLMLAGHNHGGQIRLPIIGPVVSPSWHGTRYAGGVFYRDPTLMHVSRGISGTSPLRWNCPPEITQIVLRTGDQT; encoded by the coding sequence ATGTATGCGTTGATTGCGGTGTTGATGTTGATTGCAGGCGTCGGGCATTTGGCGATTTGGACTCGTCTGCACTGCATGATCCACAGCTTGCCCATCAAACAGTGGATTATTGATCTCGGCGAATATACGTGTTACCTCATGTCGGTACTGATACCGGCCGTCTTTCTGGTGTGGTGGATGCAACAGCCACTCAACCCGCAGGTTTCCGTGAATGAATCGGTCCAGTACTCAAGCGTCTATTACGTCTGGCTAACCTACTGGGCTATCAGTGTGGTCGCGTTCATCGCGGCGAGCCTGCTTTGGCTCCTTTATCAACGCGATGCCCAGATTGCCGCGGCCTACTTCAACGAACGCCTTCTCGCCTCGTTTGATTTTGCAGACCTTGCCCCGCAGTTGTTGACATCGCCCAGCACGCAAATCGCCAGTCTTATTCCGGGGAACGAGATACTGCGTTTGGAGGTCGATCGCAAAGAAATCTTTCTCCCGTGGCTTCCCCAGCAGTTGGATGGTTTTACCATCACGCATCTGTCCGACCTGCATCTCAAAGGACACATGGCCGAAGACTTCTATCGCAAGGTAGTCGATCAGGCCAATGACCTGCAAAGCGAAATGATTGTGATCGCAGGAGATATTTTCGATCGCACCAAGTGCTTTTCGTGGAGCCGCACCCTCGCTGAGCTATCGGCCGAGTGCGGTGTCTACTTCATTCTGGGAAACCACGAAGTACGAACACTTGATACAGACGGCTGCCGGAAAACGCTCGTCAATGAAGGTTTCATTGATCTCGGTGGACGCCACATGGCTTTGATGATTCGAGATTATCCCGTGGTCCTCGCTGGCAATGAGTTGCCGTGGCATATCCCTGCCGCGGATATGCGATCGTTGGACGAGTCCCAATTCGATCAACGTCCCCTCAAGATACTACTCGCTCATACACCGGACCAAATTGACTGGGCGCGATCGTTCGACTTCGATTTGATGCTGGCCGGACATAACCATGGCGGACAGATTCGTTTACCGATAATTGGCCCGGTTGTCAGTCCAAGCTGGCATGGAACGCGTTACGCTGGCGGCGTGTTTTACCGAGATCCCACGCTGATGCACGTTAGTCGAGGCATTAGTGGTACGAGCCCCTTGCGATGGAACTGCCCTCCTGAAATCACGCAGATCGTTTTACGCACAGGGGATCAGACGTAA
- a CDS encoding cupin domain-containing protein: MKIQNIDQGDAMKVEMDGVSGCQVKQLISQKDGAPLFAMRQFEVAPGGYTPHHHHPYEHEVYVIAGEGVILENDSPRPIKAGDAILVEPDEVHQFRNTGSSPLKFLCLVPNAANNAQFPPECQE, translated from the coding sequence ATGAAGATTCAGAACATCGATCAAGGCGACGCCATGAAGGTCGAAATGGATGGTGTTTCCGGTTGTCAGGTTAAACAATTGATCAGTCAAAAAGATGGTGCCCCGCTGTTTGCCATGCGCCAGTTTGAAGTCGCCCCGGGAGGATACACGCCCCACCATCATCACCCGTACGAACACGAGGTTTACGTGATCGCTGGGGAAGGCGTGATCTTGGAAAACGACTCCCCCCGTCCGATCAAAGCTGGGGACGCTATTTTGGTCGAGCCGGACGAAGTTCATCAGTTCCGAAACACGGGCAGTTCTCCGCTGAAGTTCTTGTGCCTGGTTCCCAACGCGGCCAATAACGCCCAGTTTCCGCCTGAGTGTCAGGAATAG
- a CDS encoding ThiF family adenylyltransferase translates to MTQPNRDPFARYARQMSYARFGREGQEKLAQSTALIVGLGALGSVIANTLARSGVGTVRIVDRDFVEWNNLQRQVIYTEEDVRQRLPKAIAAKNHLEAANADIRIEAEIADVDHRNIRQLCDGVDVIVDGTDNFEIRFLLNDASLELGIPWVYGGCIGAEGQTMTIVPGETPCLRCVVPESPPPGTTPTCDTAGILAPIIGVIASIESMEALKILSGHSQQINRTLTVFDLWENRIRPVKLDGLKGNADCLACGQRDFAWLSGQKGSQWAVLCGRDAVQLSFPEDNEIDLAEFAEKLKPLGTVEANPYLLRANIGEHAFTLFGDGRCIVHGTSDPAEARSLHARYIGT, encoded by the coding sequence ATGACCCAGCCGAATCGCGATCCTTTTGCCAGGTACGCTCGTCAGATGAGCTATGCCCGCTTCGGTCGAGAAGGGCAAGAGAAGCTCGCGCAGTCGACGGCGTTGATTGTTGGTCTCGGGGCACTCGGTTCGGTGATCGCAAACACCCTAGCCAGATCAGGCGTGGGAACCGTAAGGATCGTCGATCGCGACTTCGTCGAGTGGAATAACCTTCAGCGGCAAGTCATTTATACGGAAGAGGATGTTCGCCAACGCTTACCTAAAGCAATCGCGGCAAAGAACCACCTGGAAGCAGCCAACGCGGACATTCGAATCGAAGCTGAGATTGCCGATGTCGACCATCGCAATATCCGCCAGCTTTGCGATGGAGTGGATGTCATTGTCGATGGGACAGACAACTTCGAGATTCGGTTTCTGCTCAATGATGCCTCGCTGGAACTTGGTATTCCATGGGTTTACGGCGGTTGCATTGGTGCCGAAGGGCAGACCATGACCATCGTTCCCGGGGAAACGCCCTGCCTGCGATGTGTCGTTCCGGAGTCTCCACCACCAGGCACAACACCAACGTGTGACACGGCTGGAATTCTGGCTCCGATCATCGGGGTAATCGCATCCATTGAAAGCATGGAAGCACTCAAAATACTTAGCGGTCATTCTCAGCAGATTAACCGAACGTTAACCGTGTTCGACCTGTGGGAAAATCGCATCCGCCCAGTCAAGCTAGACGGCCTTAAAGGCAACGCAGACTGCCTAGCTTGCGGCCAGCGCGATTTCGCATGGCTATCGGGGCAAAAGGGGAGCCAGTGGGCGGTTCTCTGTGGGCGAGATGCCGTTCAGTTGAGTTTTCCCGAGGACAACGAGATCGATCTCGCAGAATTTGCCGAGAAACTCAAGCCACTCGGAACGGTTGAGGCGAATCCTTACCTGCTTCGAGCGAACATTGGCGAACATGCGTTTACACTGTTTGGAGACGGGCGTTGTATCGTCCACGGAACCAGCGACCCGGCCGAGGCCCGTTCGCTACATGCCCGCTATATCGGAACGTGA
- a CDS encoding response regulator produces the protein MAAKPKILCLCDANNDSSVVEELRQDFEVTEVNNPLRVIAKLRNDPYSGLFITTSHQEVASRISNLLENEHILDGMPDGVAMLDRENTIQWVNSCLQRWANRGDLVGQNFYAALNSPEILGPDYCPFHTAMTTGQASGSTLRTEDNRYFHVHAAPVLVPNSPPNNLIVTVRDVTDEVIQRQKLDAIHRAGMELADLTTEEIFNMEVSERIELLKSNILHYTKDLLSFDVIEIRLLDQRTGELVPLLSVGIDKEAAERELYAQSTNNGVTGFVASTGKSYLCEDTSKDPLYLEGFKGAKSSLTVPLLLHDQVIGSFNVESPEPRAFTNSDLQFLEIFCRDLAVALNTLELLVAQQANTAQASVEAIHSAVALPIDEILNDAVNVMQRYIGHDEEVVEKLKNIIQNSRDIKRVIQRVGEKMTPAKAVPASAKQEQRPLLRSARVLVADADESVRSAAHALLDRYGCDVETAHDGAEALCMVRAGLHSTGYDVIISDVHLPDMSGHQLMVKLGGIISPVPMILMTGFGYDPGHSIVKARQAGLLPNAVLYKPFRLDQLVETVERVMTAFASTPSP, from the coding sequence TTGGCGGCGAAACCCAAAATCCTGTGCCTGTGCGATGCCAACAACGATTCCAGTGTTGTTGAGGAACTTCGTCAGGATTTTGAAGTCACGGAAGTGAACAATCCACTTCGCGTGATTGCCAAACTTCGAAACGACCCCTACAGCGGGCTGTTCATTACGACTTCTCATCAAGAGGTCGCCAGCCGAATCAGCAATCTTCTCGAGAACGAGCACATTCTTGATGGCATGCCAGATGGCGTCGCCATGCTCGACCGCGAGAACACCATCCAGTGGGTGAATTCCTGTTTGCAGCGTTGGGCCAATCGAGGCGACTTGGTTGGCCAGAACTTTTACGCGGCACTCAATAGTCCCGAGATCCTTGGCCCTGACTATTGTCCGTTTCATACGGCAATGACAACCGGCCAGGCAAGTGGGTCGACACTACGAACGGAAGACAATCGTTACTTCCACGTACACGCGGCCCCGGTGCTTGTCCCCAACAGTCCGCCGAATAACCTCATCGTTACCGTCCGAGACGTTACCGATGAAGTCATTCAGCGACAAAAGCTCGACGCGATTCATCGTGCGGGGATGGAATTAGCCGATCTGACGACCGAAGAAATCTTCAATATGGAGGTTTCCGAGCGTATCGAACTTCTCAAGAGCAACATCCTGCACTACACCAAGGATCTGCTCAGTTTCGATGTCATTGAGATTCGCCTCTTGGACCAGCGAACCGGCGAACTCGTACCGCTTCTTTCTGTCGGCATCGACAAGGAAGCCGCAGAACGTGAACTCTATGCACAAAGCACCAACAACGGCGTGACCGGCTTTGTGGCATCGACAGGCAAAAGCTACCTTTGCGAAGACACCAGCAAGGATCCGCTTTACCTGGAAGGGTTCAAGGGTGCAAAGAGTTCATTAACGGTTCCTCTGCTGTTGCACGATCAGGTCATCGGATCGTTCAACGTCGAAAGCCCTGAACCGCGGGCATTCACCAACAGCGACTTGCAGTTTCTCGAGATCTTCTGTCGCGACTTGGCCGTCGCGTTGAATACGCTGGAGCTACTCGTTGCTCAGCAAGCCAATACAGCCCAAGCCAGCGTCGAAGCAATTCACAGTGCCGTTGCCTTGCCCATCGACGAAATCCTCAACGATGCCGTGAATGTAATGCAACGTTACATCGGCCACGACGAGGAAGTTGTCGAAAAGCTGAAGAACATCATTCAAAACAGCCGCGATATCAAACGCGTGATTCAACGTGTCGGCGAGAAGATGACGCCAGCCAAGGCAGTTCCGGCTTCGGCCAAGCAAGAACAACGGCCTTTGCTCAGATCCGCTCGCGTTCTGGTCGCCGATGCCGATGAATCAGTCCGCAGTGCGGCTCACGCGTTGTTGGATCGCTACGGCTGCGACGTGGAAACGGCTCATGATGGTGCCGAAGCGTTGTGCATGGTCCGCGCTGGCCTGCACTCCACCGGTTACGACGTCATCATCAGCGACGTTCACCTACCCGATATGTCCGGCCATCAACTCATGGTCAAATTGGGCGGCATTATTTCCCCCGTCCCTATGATTTTGATGACGGGCTTTGGCTACGATCCTGGACATTCAATCGTCAAGGCTCGCCAAGCAGGCCTTCTGCCCAACGCAGTTCTCTACAAACCGTTCCGCCTCGATCAACTGGTCGAAACGGTCGAACGCGTCATGACCGCCTTCGCCAGCACACCGTCGCCGTAG
- the ligA gene encoding NAD-dependent DNA ligase LigA, whose amino-acid sequence MSVETDIQKLRDQIRYHDRKYYVEASPEISDLDYDKLLNKLKDIESQHPELITPDSPTQRIGDAPVPYLEQHEHRIAMLSIDNTYSLEELKKYGERINKLLPDEKIAWVVELKIDGVAVSILYENGVLTRALTRGNGTVGDDITHNVRTIADVPLKLSGDDVPPVLEVRGEIYMTNADLVKLNEKQAEAGLPAYKNTRNVTAGTIRLLDPRIAAERNLRVFCHGVGYVEGLKAASHTEFLQELNSYGLPATPFVKSFVDFESAIEHCQELIESLHELEFEVDGLVLKVDRFEQRERLGSTSKSPRWLIAYKFEKYEATTKVNNIEVQVGKTGAITPVAILEPVELAETTVSRASLHNADEIERKDVRIGDVVVVEKAGKIIPHIVRTEKHERKEDLPPFPFPTECPSCGTPVVKDEGGVYIRCPNWQGCPAQIKERIRYFATRNAMDIEGLGDKLVDMLVDEKLVKTYGDLYRLTSDQIAALPRMGKKSGDKLVAAAMESKSRGLGRLLNALSIRHVGARGAERLALHFGTIDKLVEASEEEIAEIEDIGGVIAKSVREFFHGEFGKETIEDLKGVGVSMETAKRGEDAGPAVFGGMTFVVTGTLEKFTRDEIEELIRARGGKASGSVSQKTSYVVAGDKAGSKLEKAQALGVTVLNEQQFADLLEEMDAAAN is encoded by the coding sequence ATGTCGGTTGAAACGGATATTCAAAAGCTACGTGACCAGATCCGCTACCACGATCGGAAGTATTACGTCGAAGCAAGTCCAGAGATTTCGGACCTTGATTACGATAAGCTGCTCAACAAGCTCAAGGATATCGAGTCGCAGCATCCCGAACTGATCACCCCTGATAGCCCGACGCAGCGGATTGGTGACGCTCCGGTTCCGTATCTGGAGCAACATGAACATCGCATTGCGATGCTTTCGATCGACAATACCTACAGCTTGGAAGAGCTGAAGAAATACGGCGAACGCATCAATAAGCTGCTGCCCGATGAAAAGATTGCCTGGGTGGTCGAACTCAAGATCGACGGTGTAGCGGTATCTATTCTGTACGAGAATGGTGTACTGACCCGGGCACTGACCCGAGGTAACGGAACGGTTGGGGACGATATCACGCATAATGTTCGCACGATCGCCGACGTGCCGCTTAAGTTGTCCGGCGATGACGTGCCACCGGTACTGGAAGTCCGGGGCGAAATCTACATGACCAACGCCGACCTGGTGAAGCTCAACGAGAAGCAAGCCGAAGCAGGCCTTCCAGCCTACAAAAATACCCGTAATGTGACGGCCGGGACGATTCGTTTGCTTGATCCACGCATCGCCGCAGAGCGAAACCTGCGGGTATTCTGTCATGGCGTCGGATACGTCGAGGGGCTTAAGGCAGCCTCGCATACCGAGTTCCTACAAGAGTTGAATTCGTACGGATTGCCTGCGACTCCGTTTGTTAAATCGTTTGTCGATTTCGAATCCGCTATCGAACACTGTCAGGAGTTGATTGAGTCGCTTCATGAGTTGGAATTCGAGGTAGATGGGCTCGTTCTGAAGGTCGACCGCTTCGAACAGCGTGAACGACTCGGCTCGACCTCCAAGAGCCCTCGCTGGCTGATCGCCTACAAGTTCGAGAAGTATGAAGCGACCACCAAGGTCAACAATATCGAGGTCCAGGTCGGCAAAACGGGGGCCATTACACCGGTGGCAATTTTGGAGCCGGTCGAGCTTGCCGAGACGACCGTTTCGCGGGCAAGCCTACACAACGCTGACGAGATCGAACGTAAAGATGTTCGTATCGGCGATGTCGTTGTCGTCGAGAAGGCAGGCAAAATCATTCCGCATATCGTTCGCACTGAAAAACACGAACGAAAGGAAGATCTTCCCCCCTTCCCTTTTCCAACTGAATGCCCTTCCTGCGGTACGCCTGTGGTTAAGGATGAGGGAGGCGTTTACATTCGCTGCCCCAACTGGCAAGGATGCCCGGCCCAGATCAAAGAACGCATTCGCTACTTTGCGACGCGAAATGCGATGGATATCGAAGGCCTGGGGGACAAGCTGGTCGACATGCTGGTCGACGAGAAGTTGGTGAAGACATACGGCGATTTGTATCGACTTACTTCGGATCAAATCGCCGCCCTGCCCCGCATGGGGAAGAAATCTGGCGACAAGCTTGTTGCCGCAGCCATGGAAAGTAAATCACGCGGACTTGGCCGCCTGCTGAACGCCCTTTCCATCCGCCATGTAGGTGCCCGAGGCGCAGAGCGTTTGGCCCTACACTTCGGGACGATCGACAAGTTGGTGGAAGCTTCGGAAGAAGAGATTGCGGAAATCGAAGACATTGGCGGCGTGATCGCCAAGAGTGTTCGTGAATTCTTCCACGGAGAATTCGGCAAGGAGACGATCGAAGATCTCAAAGGCGTCGGTGTTTCGATGGAAACTGCCAAGCGAGGTGAAGATGCCGGGCCGGCGGTTTTTGGAGGAATGACGTTCGTAGTGACAGGCACACTGGAGAAATTCACTCGAGACGAAATCGAAGAACTGATTCGAGCCCGAGGTGGGAAAGCGTCAGGAAGCGTTTCCCAGAAGACCAGCTACGTCGTTGCCGGCGACAAGGCGGGAAGCAAGCTCGAAAAAGCTCAGGCATTAGGTGTGACGGTTCTCAATGAGCAGCAGTTCGCCGATCTGCTAGAGGAAATGGACGCTGCGGCAAATTGA